A window of Photobacterium sp. GJ3 contains these coding sequences:
- the mnmE gene encoding tRNA uridine-5-carboxymethylaminomethyl(34) synthesis GTPase MnmE produces the protein MTQTTDTIVAQATPPGRGGVGIIRVSGPLAGQVAETVTGRSLKPRYAEYLPFRAADGTALDQGIALYFPNPNSFTGEDVLELQGHGGPVLMDMLIKRILQIDGVRPARPGEFSERAFMNDKLDLAQAEAIADLIDASSEEAAKSAFQSLQGAFSNRVNDLVEALIRLRIYVEAAIDFPEEEIDFLSDGKVSADLDAVMAQLDAVRREANQGAIMREGMKVVIAGRPNAGKSSLLNALSGKDSAIVTDIAGTTRDVLREHIHIDGMPLHIIDTAGLRDASDEVERIGIERAWDEIQQADRVLFMVDATTTDATDPAEIWPDFIERLPDSMGLTVIRNKVELTGETAGICHVSQPTLIRLSARTGDGVEALREHLKACMGFAGTTEGGFMARRRHLDALERAATHLDTGKAQLEGYMAGEILAEELRLAQQHLSEITGEFTSDDLLGRIFTSFCIGK, from the coding sequence ATGACACAGACGACCGACACTATCGTTGCTCAGGCCACCCCACCGGGACGGGGCGGGGTCGGCATTATCCGCGTTTCCGGCCCGCTGGCGGGCCAGGTGGCTGAAACCGTCACCGGACGCTCACTCAAGCCCCGTTACGCTGAATATCTGCCGTTCCGCGCCGCAGACGGAACCGCGCTGGATCAGGGCATTGCCCTGTACTTCCCCAATCCGAACTCTTTTACCGGGGAAGACGTGCTGGAGCTGCAAGGCCACGGCGGCCCGGTCCTGATGGACATGCTGATCAAGCGCATCCTGCAAATCGACGGTGTTCGTCCGGCCCGGCCGGGTGAGTTCTCAGAGCGGGCTTTCATGAACGACAAACTGGATCTGGCGCAGGCCGAGGCCATTGCCGATCTGATTGACGCCAGCAGCGAGGAAGCCGCCAAGAGTGCATTTCAGTCGCTGCAGGGTGCTTTTTCAAACCGGGTCAATGATCTGGTCGAAGCCCTGATCCGTCTGCGCATTTATGTGGAAGCAGCGATTGACTTCCCGGAAGAAGAAATTGACTTCCTCAGTGACGGCAAAGTCAGCGCTGATCTGGATGCGGTGATGGCACAGCTCGACGCCGTGCGCCGCGAAGCCAATCAGGGCGCGATTATGCGCGAAGGCATGAAAGTCGTGATTGCCGGGCGGCCGAACGCAGGCAAATCCAGCCTGCTCAATGCCCTGTCCGGCAAAGACAGCGCCATTGTCACCGACATTGCCGGCACCACCCGTGATGTCTTGCGCGAGCACATCCACATTGATGGCATGCCACTGCACATCATCGACACTGCCGGACTTCGGGACGCCAGCGACGAAGTCGAGCGCATCGGCATTGAGCGGGCCTGGGATGAAATCCAGCAGGCAGACCGCGTGCTGTTTATGGTCGATGCCACCACCACAGATGCGACCGACCCGGCAGAGATCTGGCCCGATTTTATCGAGCGCCTGCCCGACAGCATGGGCCTGACGGTGATCCGCAACAAAGTAGAGCTGACCGGTGAAACCGCCGGGATCTGCCATGTCAGCCAGCCCACCCTGATCCGCCTGTCGGCCCGAACCGGGGACGGCGTGGAAGCCCTGCGCGAACACCTCAAAGCCTGCATGGGCTTCGCCGGAACCACAGAGGGCGGCTTCATGGCCCGCCGTCGCCATCTGGATGCACTGGAACGCGCTGCGACGCACCTTGACACGGGCAAGGCACAGCTGGAAGGTTACATGGCGGGCGAAATCCTGGCTGAGGAACTGCGTCTGGCTCAGCAACACCTGAGCGAAATTACCGGGGAATTTACCTCCGATGATTTGCTGGGCCGCATCTTTACGTCCTTCTGTATCGGGAAGTGA
- a CDS encoding NUDIX hydrolase, translating into MSIGYNSLKNKGSTMNEVQLKNMINSCEHTGNISVSHLFEDIDHGVDVLSRKSFPRHLTASAALYSKSQGLLAIKHKALGLWLLPGGHIDEGELPLDAAIRELKEETGVILPKSAKEKCSIIEINSHSISENTVKKEPEHTHFDVRYLFIVESIDNLSMQEEEIDELKFVPLNELGNFNFSKSVRTVTDYLKVNL; encoded by the coding sequence ATGTCGATTGGCTATAATTCTTTAAAAAATAAGGGAAGTACAATGAATGAAGTTCAATTAAAAAATATGATTAATAGCTGTGAACATACTGGGAATATTTCAGTATCACATTTGTTTGAAGATATTGATCATGGAGTTGATGTCCTTAGCCGAAAATCATTTCCAAGACATTTAACAGCAAGTGCTGCCTTGTACTCTAAAAGCCAAGGATTACTTGCAATTAAGCACAAAGCATTAGGGCTTTGGTTATTGCCCGGAGGACATATTGATGAAGGTGAATTACCTTTAGATGCTGCAATCCGTGAATTGAAAGAGGAAACGGGGGTTATATTACCCAAGTCAGCTAAGGAAAAATGTTCTATTATTGAGATTAATAGCCATTCTATATCAGAAAATACAGTCAAAAAAGAACCGGAGCATACTCACTTTGATGTAAGGTATCTCTTTATAGTAGAATCGATTGATAATTTATCAATGCAAGAGGAAGAAATTGATGAACTCAAGTTTGTTCCATTGAATGAACTTGGTAATTTTAATTTTTCCAAGAGTGTTAGAACTGTAACAGATTATTTAAAAGTAAACTTATAA
- a CDS encoding DUF5915 domain-containing protein, whose protein sequence is MTVLHRDPAVLADVARLSDYIRTELNVKTVLFSEHEADYIDFYAKPNFAGLGRRLGPKMKHYSALIQSLTEAQLMDLQTRGQLTLDGEVFSDEDIVLYRQAKTGTHAVSNRFISLDVDPELTDALIGEGAVREVISRIQKLRKDSGFAVSDRIRIDLQASDMLADWVTRHQAYLMAETLAVVLEVQAFTDSASGKGQVFSTEHGEIAISVAVVPA, encoded by the coding sequence ATGACGGTGCTGCACCGCGATCCGGCTGTGCTGGCGGATGTGGCCCGGTTGTCGGACTATATCCGCACCGAGCTGAATGTGAAGACAGTATTGTTCAGCGAGCATGAAGCGGACTACATCGATTTCTACGCCAAACCGAACTTTGCCGGATTGGGTCGGCGGCTGGGGCCGAAGATGAAGCATTACTCAGCCCTGATCCAGTCCCTGACGGAAGCCCAGCTGATGGATTTGCAAACGCGGGGTCAGCTGACGCTCGACGGGGAAGTGTTCAGCGATGAGGACATTGTGCTTTACCGTCAGGCGAAAACAGGCACCCATGCCGTGTCGAACCGGTTTATTTCGCTGGATGTGGATCCGGAACTCACGGATGCGCTGATCGGGGAAGGAGCTGTCCGGGAGGTGATCAGCCGGATCCAGAAACTCCGTAAGGACAGTGGATTTGCGGTCAGCGACCGGATCCGGATCGACCTGCAGGCGTCGGACATGCTGGCGGACTGGGTGACCCGGCATCAGGCCTATCTGATGGCGGAGACGCTGGCGGTTGTGCTGGAGGTACAAGCGTTCACGGACAGTGCATCAGGCAAGGGGCAGGTGTTCTCGACCGAGCATGGCGAGATTGCGATCTCAGTTGCTGTGGTGCCCGCTTAA
- the mioC gene encoding FMN-binding protein MioC: MATITLITGSTLGGAEYVADHLADQLGKAGHQTDILNQADLAALDPEGIWLLICSTHGAGEFPDNIQPFVTQLREEQPSLQQLKYGVIAIGDSSYDTFCQAGKDLDQLLQDCGAQRLGERLEIDVQRDPVPEDPAEMWLETWQPFLS; this comes from the coding sequence ATGGCCACTATTACTCTGATCACCGGCAGTACCCTCGGTGGAGCCGAATATGTAGCCGACCATCTGGCCGACCAATTGGGTAAAGCCGGCCACCAAACGGATATCTTGAACCAAGCCGATCTGGCCGCCCTGGATCCGGAGGGGATCTGGCTGCTGATCTGCTCGACCCACGGCGCCGGTGAGTTTCCGGATAATATTCAGCCTTTCGTGACACAGCTCCGTGAGGAACAACCGTCCCTTCAACAGCTGAAATACGGCGTGATTGCCATTGGCGACAGCAGCTACGACACGTTCTGCCAGGCCGGAAAAGATCTTGACCAGCTGCTACAAGACTGCGGCGCGCAACGACTGGGCGAACGACTGGAAATTGATGTGCAGCGCGATCCTGTTCCGGAGGATCCGGCAGAAATGTGGCTTGAAACGTGGCAGCCATTCCTAAGTTAA
- the mnmG gene encoding tRNA uridine-5-carboxymethylaminomethyl(34) synthesis enzyme MnmG — MFYQENFDVIVVGGGHAGTEAALAAARMGQKTLLLTHNIDTLGQMSCNPAIGGIGKGHLVKEVDALGGVMATAIDKGGIQFRTLNSSKGPAVRATRAQADRALYKAAVRETLENQPNLMLFQQAVNDLIVEQDRAVGVITEMGLKFRARAVVLTVGTFLGGKIHIGLENYNGGRAGDPPSIALADRLRALPFRVDRLKTGTPPRIDARTVDFSQLEAQHGDNPTPVFSFMGKPSDHPRQIPCFITHTNEQTHDVIRNNLDRSPMYSGVIEGIGPRYCPSIEDKVMRFADKNSHQIFIEPEGLTTHELYPNGISTSLPFDVQMQIVHSMKGFENASIIRPGYAIEYDFFDPRDLKPTLETKFIAGLFFAGQINGTTGYEEAAAQGLLAGMNAALLSQDKDGWSPRRDQAYLGVLIDDLSTMGTKEPYRMFTSRAEYRLLLREDNADIRLTEIGRQFGLVDDARWARFNTKMEHIEQERQRLKSIWIHPTSEEAASINDMLKTPLMREANGEDLLRRPEVTYTQLTTQTSFGPAHEDVQASEQVEIQVKYQGYIDRQKEEVEKSLRHEQSKLPADLDYSLVKGLSNEVVAKLTEARPATIGMASRISGVTPAAISLLLVYLKKHGLLKKGDPEVAA, encoded by the coding sequence ATGTTTTACCAGGAAAATTTTGATGTCATCGTCGTCGGTGGCGGTCATGCCGGAACGGAAGCCGCACTGGCAGCAGCTCGGATGGGTCAGAAAACCCTGCTGTTGACCCATAATATTGATACGCTGGGTCAGATGTCCTGTAACCCGGCAATCGGCGGGATCGGTAAAGGCCACCTGGTAAAAGAAGTGGATGCCTTGGGTGGTGTCATGGCAACCGCCATCGATAAAGGCGGGATCCAATTCCGGACCCTGAACTCTTCCAAAGGTCCGGCCGTACGCGCCACCCGTGCGCAGGCTGACCGCGCGCTGTATAAAGCCGCCGTCCGTGAAACGCTGGAGAATCAACCCAATCTGATGCTGTTTCAGCAGGCGGTCAACGATCTGATCGTCGAGCAGGATCGTGCTGTGGGTGTGATCACTGAAATGGGCCTGAAATTCCGTGCCCGTGCTGTAGTTCTGACGGTGGGGACTTTCCTGGGCGGCAAGATCCATATTGGCCTGGAAAATTACAACGGCGGTCGCGCCGGGGATCCACCATCGATCGCGCTGGCGGATCGTCTGCGTGCGCTGCCGTTTCGGGTGGATCGCCTGAAAACCGGTACGCCACCACGCATTGATGCCCGCACGGTTGATTTCAGTCAGCTCGAAGCGCAACACGGTGATAACCCGACGCCTGTATTTTCGTTTATGGGCAAACCATCGGATCATCCGCGTCAGATCCCTTGTTTTATCACCCATACCAATGAGCAGACCCATGATGTGATCCGCAATAATCTGGATCGCAGCCCAATGTACTCGGGTGTGATCGAAGGGATTGGCCCACGTTATTGTCCGTCGATTGAAGACAAGGTCATGCGCTTTGCGGATAAAAACAGCCATCAGATCTTCATTGAGCCGGAAGGCCTGACGACCCATGAGCTGTATCCGAACGGAATTTCCACCAGCTTGCCGTTTGATGTGCAGATGCAGATCGTCCATTCGATGAAAGGCTTTGAAAATGCCAGCATCATTCGTCCGGGTTACGCGATTGAATATGATTTCTTCGACCCGCGTGATCTGAAACCGACGCTGGAAACGAAATTTATTGCCGGTCTGTTCTTCGCCGGACAGATCAACGGCACCACAGGCTACGAAGAAGCGGCCGCTCAGGGACTGCTCGCCGGGATGAATGCCGCATTGCTGTCTCAGGACAAAGACGGCTGGAGCCCGCGTCGTGATCAGGCGTATCTGGGCGTGCTGATTGACGACCTGTCAACCATGGGCACCAAAGAACCATACCGCATGTTCACCTCACGTGCGGAATACCGTTTGCTGCTGCGGGAAGACAATGCAGACATCCGTCTGACAGAAATTGGTCGTCAGTTCGGTCTGGTGGATGATGCACGCTGGGCGCGTTTCAATACCAAGATGGAGCATATTGAGCAGGAACGTCAGCGTCTGAAGTCGATCTGGATCCACCCGACTTCCGAAGAAGCGGCATCGATCAATGACATGTTGAAAACCCCGCTGATGCGTGAAGCCAATGGTGAAGATCTGCTGCGCCGACCGGAAGTAACCTATACGCAACTGACGACACAGACATCGTTTGGTCCGGCCCATGAGGATGTGCAGGCCAGTGAGCAGGTCGAAATTCAGGTTAAATACCAGGGCTATATCGACCGCCAGAAAGAAGAGGTGGAAAAATCCCTGCGTCATGAGCAGAGTAAACTGCCGGCCGATCTGGATTACAGTCTGGTGAAAGGTTTGTCCAATGAAGTGGTGGCCAAGCTGACGGAAGCACGCCCGGCCACGATTGGCATGGCGTCCCGGATTTCCGGTGTAACACCGGCGGCGATTTCACTGTTGCTGGTTTACCTGAAAAAGCACGGGTTGCTGAAAAAAGGTGACCCGGAGGTGGCCGCGTGA
- the rsmG gene encoding 16S rRNA (guanine(527)-N(7))-methyltransferase RsmG, whose amino-acid sequence MKARLTQLIAKTELKVTEQQLEQLVGYVSLLHKWNKAYNLTSVRDPNEMLVKHIMDSLAVSPYLASGTRFIDVGTGPGLPGIPLAIMHPDKQFTLLDSLGKRIRFIRQVLHELNIDNVTPVQSRVEEFQPEQGFDAVLSRAFASMSDMVHWCRHLPTQEGYFMALKGQVAEEELAELPSWCSVSEVKSLHVPELEGARHLVLLTAKE is encoded by the coding sequence GTGAAAGCACGTCTGACGCAGTTAATTGCAAAAACTGAACTCAAGGTCACAGAACAGCAACTTGAGCAACTGGTGGGCTACGTTAGTCTGCTGCACAAGTGGAACAAAGCGTATAATCTGACGTCTGTACGTGATCCCAATGAAATGCTGGTGAAGCATATTATGGATAGCCTGGCGGTGAGTCCGTATCTGGCATCAGGGACACGCTTTATTGATGTCGGGACCGGCCCTGGTCTGCCCGGCATCCCGCTGGCCATCATGCATCCGGACAAACAGTTCACATTGCTGGACAGTCTGGGGAAGCGGATCCGATTTATCCGCCAGGTGCTTCATGAACTCAACATCGACAATGTCACACCGGTCCAGAGCCGGGTGGAAGAATTTCAACCAGAACAGGGCTTTGATGCCGTTCTGAGCCGGGCATTTGCGTCGATGTCTGACATGGTGCACTGGTGCCGTCACCTGCCAACCCAAGAGGGCTATTTCATGGCGCTCAAAGGTCAGGTTGCGGAAGAGGAGCTTGCTGAGCTACCATCCTGGTGTTCTGTGAGTGAGGTCAAATCTTTGCATGTCCCCGAATTGGAGGGGGCGCGTCATTTAGTACTCTTGACGGCAAAGGAATGA
- a CDS encoding ParA family protein has product MGKVIAVANQKGGVGKTTTCVNLAASLAATQRKVLVIDLDPQGNATMASGVDKYQVDATAYELLVEETPFSEVVITENAGGYHLVAANGDVTAAEIKLMEVFAREVRLRTALASVRESYDFIFIDCPPSLNLLTINAMTAADSVLVPMQCEYFALEGLTALMDTISKLAAVVNPDLRIEGLLRTMYDPRNRLANEVSQQLKKHFGDKVYRTVIPRNVRLAEAPSHGCPAMYYDKTSSGAKAYLALAGEIIRREETAGESAQVEA; this is encoded by the coding sequence GTGGGAAAAGTCATAGCTGTTGCCAACCAAAAAGGTGGCGTGGGTAAAACCACGACCTGTGTCAATTTGGCTGCCTCACTGGCCGCAACGCAGCGCAAGGTGCTGGTGATTGATCTGGATCCCCAGGGCAATGCCACGATGGCCAGCGGTGTGGACAAATATCAGGTTGATGCCACGGCCTATGAACTTCTGGTCGAAGAAACCCCATTCTCTGAGGTGGTGATCACTGAAAATGCCGGTGGTTATCATCTGGTGGCAGCGAACGGAGACGTGACCGCTGCCGAAATTAAACTCATGGAAGTGTTTGCCCGCGAAGTCCGGCTGCGCACGGCCCTGGCATCGGTCAGAGAATCCTATGATTTCATCTTTATCGATTGCCCACCGTCGCTGAACCTGCTGACGATCAACGCCATGACTGCCGCCGATTCTGTATTGGTGCCGATGCAGTGTGAATACTTTGCACTGGAAGGCCTGACGGCGCTGATGGATACCATCAGTAAACTGGCTGCAGTGGTGAATCCTGATCTGAGGATAGAAGGCTTGCTTCGCACCATGTATGATCCACGCAACCGACTGGCGAACGAAGTGTCCCAGCAGTTGAAGAAGCATTTTGGCGACAAGGTTTACCGCACCGTGATCCCACGTAATGTCCGTCTGGCTGAGGCGCCGAGTCACGGCTGTCCGGCGATGTACTATGATAAGACCTCCAGTGGTGCCAAGGCTTACCTGGCCCTGGCCGGAGAGATTATCCGTCGTGAGGAAACTGCGGGTGAATCTGCTCAGGTAGAGGCATAA
- a CDS encoding ParB/RepB/Spo0J family partition protein gives MTMNKRGLGKGLDALLATSSVARERQQAAEAVSKEETVPAEGALRDLPVSQLQPGQYQPRQDMSDEALAELTDSIRAQGVIQPIVVRQLAPQQYEIIAGERRWRASRQAGLQVVPCLVKNVDDRATVAIALIENIQREDLNAIEEAQALERLQNEFSLTHQQIAEAVGKSRAAVSNLLRLNQLEPQVKRLLAQRQLEMGHARALLSLVAEQQLEAAHTVVAKSLTVRDTERLVKKMLAPAPEVAPAPVDPKVEAIENRLSEHFGTQVAINQSKNGKGKIIINFDEPQKLEQLLAMFSSEV, from the coding sequence ATGACCATGAATAAACGAGGCCTGGGAAAAGGCCTTGATGCACTGCTGGCCACCAGTTCGGTGGCTCGTGAACGACAACAGGCCGCAGAGGCCGTCAGCAAGGAAGAAACGGTACCGGCCGAAGGCGCATTGCGCGATTTGCCGGTCAGTCAGCTGCAACCGGGTCAGTACCAGCCTCGTCAGGATATGTCGGACGAAGCGCTGGCTGAATTAACTGACTCCATCCGTGCGCAGGGGGTGATCCAACCGATCGTGGTTCGCCAACTCGCACCGCAACAGTATGAAATCATTGCCGGCGAACGTCGCTGGCGGGCATCGCGTCAGGCAGGACTGCAAGTCGTTCCCTGTCTGGTGAAAAACGTGGACGACCGTGCCACCGTGGCGATTGCTCTGATTGAAAACATCCAGCGTGAAGACCTCAATGCCATTGAGGAAGCTCAGGCGCTGGAGCGATTGCAGAATGAATTCTCCCTCACCCATCAGCAAATTGCCGAAGCTGTCGGCAAGTCCCGTGCTGCGGTATCCAACCTGCTTCGTTTGAATCAGTTGGAACCTCAGGTCAAACGGTTGCTGGCCCAGCGTCAGCTGGAAATGGGTCACGCCCGTGCTTTGCTGTCTCTGGTTGCTGAACAGCAACTGGAAGCGGCCCACACCGTCGTGGCTAAATCTCTGACTGTCCGGGATACCGAGCGTTTGGTGAAAAAAATGCTTGCCCCGGCGCCAGAAGTGGCCCCTGCCCCTGTTGATCCCAAAGTTGAAGCGATTGAAAACCGTCTGAGTGAGCATTTCGGCACTCAGGTTGCGATAAATCAAAGCAAGAATGGTAAAGGCAAAATTATTATAAATTTTGACGAACCGCAGAAGTTAGAGCAACTACTGGCAATGTTCAGTTCGGAAGTGTGA
- a CDS encoding F0F1 ATP synthase subunit I, with translation MVSALVRPGRQLAKRLLLLQSGVVLTTAIMAVFAVNVDWGISALIGGGIFVIANAAFSVCAFLYGGASKARLVMASIYSGEVLKILITVILFSLVYLYVEVELVPLKLTYLLALGINICAPVLFINNNK, from the coding sequence ATGGTTTCGGCGCTGGTCAGACCGGGACGCCAATTGGCGAAGCGGTTGTTGTTGTTACAATCTGGCGTCGTTTTGACAACGGCAATCATGGCAGTGTTTGCTGTCAATGTTGACTGGGGAATCTCTGCACTGATCGGTGGTGGCATCTTTGTAATTGCTAACGCCGCTTTTTCTGTGTGCGCTTTTCTTTATGGCGGGGCGAGTAAGGCCCGTCTGGTGATGGCGTCCATCTACAGTGGAGAAGTGCTGAAAATCCTCATTACAGTCATCTTGTTTTCCCTTGTCTACTTGTATGTCGAGGTGGAACTTGTTCCCCTCAAACTGACCTATTTGCTGGCTCTGGGTATTAATATCTGTGCGCCGGTTTTATTCATTAACAACAACAAATAG
- the atpB gene encoding F0F1 ATP synthase subunit A, with product MAAPGEALTPSSYITHHLTNLSTDKLGLVAEGSFWAVHIDSLFFSVLTGAIFLGLFRLAAKQATSGVPGKLQCFVEIMVEFVDNSVKETFHGRNPLIAPLALTIFCWIFLMNVMDLVPIDFLPYPAEHWLGIPYLKVVPSADVNITMAMALGVFALMIYYSIKIKGLGGFAKELALHPFNHPVMIPFNLLLEVVSLLAKPISLGMRLFGNMFAGEVVFILIAALMPWWAQWLGSVPWAIFHILVITIQSFVFMMLTIVYLSQAHEDNH from the coding sequence ATGGCTGCGCCAGGTGAAGCGCTTACTCCATCCAGTTACATCACTCACCACCTGACTAACTTATCAACCGATAAGCTGGGCCTGGTGGCGGAAGGAAGTTTCTGGGCGGTACACATCGACAGCCTGTTCTTCTCTGTGTTGACGGGGGCAATCTTTCTGGGATTGTTCCGTCTGGCAGCGAAGCAGGCAACCTCAGGGGTGCCGGGGAAGCTACAGTGTTTTGTGGAAATCATGGTGGAATTCGTTGACAACAGTGTCAAAGAAACCTTTCATGGCCGCAACCCGCTGATAGCTCCGCTAGCTCTGACGATCTTCTGTTGGATTTTCCTGATGAACGTCATGGACTTGGTTCCAATCGACTTTCTTCCGTATCCGGCAGAGCATTGGTTGGGTATTCCTTATCTGAAGGTCGTACCATCAGCTGATGTTAACATCACCATGGCAATGGCGCTGGGTGTCTTTGCATTGATGATCTATTACAGCATCAAGATCAAAGGCCTGGGCGGTTTTGCCAAAGAACTGGCATTACACCCGTTCAATCACCCGGTAATGATTCCGTTCAACCTGCTACTGGAAGTAGTTTCGCTGCTGGCGAAGCCTATTTCTCTGGGTATGCGTCTGTTCGGTAACATGTTCGCCGGTGAGGTGGTGTTTATCCTTATCGCGGCACTGATGCCGTGGTGGGCTCAATGGCTGGGCTCGGTTCCGTGGGCAATTTTCCACATCCTGGTCATTACGATT